Proteins from a single region of Candidatus Micrarchaeia archaeon:
- a CDS encoding helix-turn-helix transcriptional regulator yields the protein MKTSPSKLAQVKVKYAVDHGHLIKPSACEKCGLEDIILHGHHSDYSKPLEVEWLCPACHGQVRAAAVLEKRIPPKIAKDIGVSEDYIRKINRGERPITPKLAKKIIEATGGGFSLRDFGPDLVDLITALSPAHPAPLANPEPAPETSP from the coding sequence ATGAAAACGAGCCCCTCTAAGTTGGCCCAGGTCAAAGTAAAGTATGCTGTTGATCATGGCCACTTAATCAAGCCCTCCGCATGTGAAAAGTGTGGCCTTGAAGACATAATTCTCCACGGCCACCACAGCGATTACTCCAAACCCCTTGAGGTCGAGTGGCTATGCCCTGCTTGTCATGGTCAGGTGCGTGCAGCCGCCGTTCTTGAAAAAAGAATTCCTCCCAAAATCGCCAAAGATATCGGGGTATCCGAAGACTACATCCGTAAGATCAACCGGGGGGAGCGCCCAATCACTCCGAAGCTGGCCAAAAAAATAATTGAGGCTACCGGGGGAGGGTTTTCCTTGAGGGATTTTGGCCCCGACCTGGTTGACTTGATTACCGCTCTTTCTCCGGCCCATCCGGCTCCCCTGGCCAATCCGGAACCAGCCCCGGAAACTTCTCCTTGA
- a CDS encoding S24 family peptidase, with translation MSREKCTVQLDFFDYHAVMSVDDEIDQILVFIRDNLNYFKTNNRGELTRIAKEFSLSQKNMADFSNSYGPGSNPQFRTTYKILKRLLGRRPVDLEGIIPVITVVGGVPEIPKGLRPEDYYAVPMVEDKIAAGLGRIVADKITDLVWVYKPEIGSRRNLVAVKLAPDAKSMEPALHPGDIVVIDRDDKAITSKAIYAVRTSQEPCAIKRISISKERFWLVSDNPEWPPQISEFNNSEDLIIGRVVWSWTSWVR, from the coding sequence ATGTCAAGAGAAAAATGTACCGTGCAGTTAGATTTTTTCGATTACCATGCGGTTATGAGCGTGGATGACGAAATTGATCAGATATTAGTCTTTATTCGGGACAACCTGAATTATTTTAAGACTAATAATCGAGGCGAACTTACCAGGATTGCGAAAGAATTTAGCCTTAGTCAAAAAAATATGGCGGACTTCTCTAATTCGTATGGACCCGGCTCTAACCCGCAGTTCAGGACTACTTATAAAATTCTGAAAAGACTTTTAGGGAGGCGTCCGGTAGATTTGGAGGGGATTATTCCGGTCATAACTGTTGTGGGGGGTGTTCCAGAAATCCCAAAAGGGCTTAGGCCTGAAGATTATTATGCCGTACCTATGGTTGAGGATAAAATCGCTGCTGGCCTTGGACGTATAGTGGCAGACAAGATCACTGACTTGGTATGGGTTTATAAACCTGAGATTGGTAGTCGCCGAAATTTGGTGGCCGTTAAGCTGGCCCCCGATGCGAAATCAATGGAGCCCGCCCTACACCCTGGAGATATTGTAGTAATAGACCGGGACGATAAAGCTATTACATCGAAGGCAATCTATGCAGTAAGAACCTCTCAGGAACCGTGTGCTATAAAAAGAATCTCGATTTCGAAAGAAAGATTCTGGCTTGTTTCTGATAACCCAGAATGGCCACCCCAGATTTCCGAATTTAATAACTCAGAAGATTTAATTATTGGGAGGGTCGTTTGGTCCTGGACTAGTTGGGTGAG
- a CDS encoding phage regulatory CII family protein, with protein MSEIEEFLSLPIETQRRQLKEQLFKTVPEGEVKETAHAVHIEAYTLYKMRDGENEKYNLIRPELINIMHHRRDLRVLDFLDGLFGRVAFTIPQPLESFEEISRHITQVFRETSLACQTIIESADSGSPGGAEITREEFKAVQEEIRKAHQQLAALEEAARRKSQQHSSWPVRLVARVTGRAAK; from the coding sequence ATGTCGGAAATCGAAGAGTTCCTGAGTCTCCCGATAGAAACGCAGCGGCGCCAACTGAAAGAGCAGCTCTTTAAGACAGTGCCAGAGGGCGAAGTCAAAGAAACCGCTCATGCTGTCCACATTGAGGCCTATACGCTCTACAAGATGCGGGACGGGGAAAATGAGAAATATAACCTGATCCGCCCTGAACTCATCAACATCATGCACCATCGCCGGGATCTGAGGGTCCTGGATTTTCTGGACGGCCTGTTCGGGCGCGTCGCCTTCACTATACCGCAACCCCTGGAGTCATTCGAAGAGATTAGCCGGCACATTACCCAGGTTTTTCGGGAGACCTCATTGGCCTGTCAGACCATAATCGAATCGGCGGATTCCGGCTCGCCAGGCGGGGCGGAGATTACCCGTGAAGAGTTTAAGGCGGTTCAGGAGGAAATCCGCAAGGCCCACCAGCAGCTTGCAGCATTAGAAGAGGCGGCCCGGCGGAAATCGCAACAGCACTCATCCTGGCCCGTGCGGTTGGTGGCCAGGGTTACGGGGCGAGCGGCGAAGTGA